The Argopecten irradians isolate NY chromosome 16, Ai_NY, whole genome shotgun sequence genome window below encodes:
- the LOC138310939 gene encoding uncharacterized protein, with protein sequence MYREFCFVPIFIICLTTACDRIVDHSIGQQGYKIENGVFKTISGRGMMACWNACLLRSRCASLSYSRETLECSLGRFTNKTYTGSTSDLFSVPDWDATINQGANQPCRSRPCPRSQLCVPLSNGNHTCTIEEAKSVDLTIMLDVSSTTNSTEFQDMIDSLPDVINKLYDVRLAVVFFGDLNPVVKFGLHQYNSTQDQINAIQALVYERKSGSKLAVAIDLVQNDIFNGLAGDRPDVKNVILIMVYPNNVRITDLETAASAARNDGSEIVIVSIDLKSDNGIYVLGLLSSDPINEDLVLAPSFAHLLDMGTEIVDAVMLKLS encoded by the exons atgtaccgcgagttttgttttgttcccatatttattatatgtctgacaacagCATGTGATAGGATTGTGGATCATTCTATCGGACAGCAAGGATATAAGATAGAAAACGGTGTATTCAAGACAATATCAGGTCGGGGCATGATGGCTTGCTGGAATGCGTGCCTGCTCAGAAGCAGATGCGCGAGTTTGAGCTACAGTAGGGAAACGCTCGAGTGTTCATTGGGGAGGTTTACCAATAAAACCTACACGGGAAGTACGAGCGATTTATTTAGTGTGCCGGACTGGGATGCAACCATTAATCAG GGAGCTAATCAGCCATGTCGGTCACGGCCTTGTCCACGAAGTCAACTGTGTGTTCCGTTGTCGAATGGCAACCACACATGTACCATTGAAGAAG CCAAATCCGTTGACCTGACGATAATGCTGGATGTTTCAAGCACTACCAATAGCACAGAGTTCCAGGACATGATCGACAGCTTGCCTGACGTCATTAACAAGCTGTATGACGTAAGACTAGCGGTGGTGTTCTTTGGTGACCTTAACCCTGTTGTGAAATTCGGCCTCCATCAATACAACAGCACACAAGACCAAATCAATGCTATTCAGGCCCTAGTGTATGAAAGGAAATCTGGCAGCAAACTTGCAGTAGCCATCGACCTGGTTCAAAACGACATTTTCAATGGCTTAGCAGGTGATCGCCCTGATGTAAAGAACGTCATACtgataatggtgtatccaaACAACGTCCGTATCACTGACTTGGAGACTGCGGCCTCTGCGGCGCGAAACGACGGAAGCGAAATCGTCATAGTCAGTATAGATCTGAAATCAGACAATGGGATTTATGTATTAGGCTTGCTAAGTTCAGATCCGATAAACGAGGACTTAGTCTTAGCTCCGTCCTTTGCGCATCTTTTGGATATGGGAACTGAAATCGTCGATGCAGTCATGCTGAAACTTTCAtaa